The proteins below are encoded in one region of Triticum aestivum cultivar Chinese Spring chromosome 1B, IWGSC CS RefSeq v2.1, whole genome shotgun sequence:
- the LOC123094619 gene encoding leucine-rich repeat protein 1-like — protein sequence MAAGARVPLAVTVFVVVGSTMLLAAAAADLDDDRSALVDQWTRLQDPDGALGIWNPELSPCDWPHVTCDGQGNRVTEIKIGHANLSGPLSPELGKLDQLTKLWISWTNIQGTIPEELGNLENLNSMHLHNNSLSGQIPASLGKLKSLKQLHLQQNRMTGPIPSELDGLSDQTSVNLSNNDLCGSIPTNGPFKNINSSLADNPRLGSNC from the exons ATGGCGGCCGGAGCCCGAGTGCCCCTGGCGGTGACCGTCTTCGTTGTGGTCGGGTCGACCATGCTGCTGGCAGCCGCGGCGGCTGACCTGGACGACGACCGTAGCGCGCTCGTGGACCAGTGGACCCGCCTACAGGACCCTGACGGCGCGCTGGGTATCTGGAACCCGGAGCTGAGCCCCTGCGACTGGCCCCACGTCACCTGCGACGGCCAGGGCAACCGCGTCACCGAGAT AAAAATCGGCCATGCGAACCTGTCCGGACCTCTGTCGCCGGAGCTTGGCAAGCTGGACCAGCTAACCAAACT GTGGATTTCGTGGACCAATATCCAAGGAACGATTCCTGAAGAGCTGGGAAACTTGGAGAACCTGAATTCCATGCACTTGCACAACAATAGCCTCTCAGGGCAGATACCCGCATCGCTCGGGAAACTCAAGTCTCTGAAACAGCT GCACCTTCAACAGAACCGCATGACCGGCCCGATCCCCAGCGAGCTGGATGGGCTGTCCGACCAGACGAGTGT TAACCTCTCAAACAACGATCTGTGCGGCTCGATTCCGACAAATGGTCCCTTCAAGAACATCAATTCCAGCCTCGCCGACAACCCGCGGCTGGGCAGCAACTGCTAG